From the genome of Xyrauchen texanus isolate HMW12.3.18 chromosome 22, RBS_HiC_50CHRs, whole genome shotgun sequence, one region includes:
- the LOC127662353 gene encoding cytochrome P450 1B1-like, with the protein MALTDAEFGLKGSSVIREWSGEVQPALIASFIILFFLEACLWVRNLTFKRRLPGPFAWPLVGNAMQLGQMPHMTFSKLAKKYGNVYQIRLGSSDIVVLNGDSAIRQALIQHAREFAGRPNFASFQMISGGRSMTFSNYSKQWKVHRKVAQSTLRAFSSANSQTKKAFEQHVVGEAMDLVQMFLRLSADGRYFNPSHEFTVAAANVICALCFGKRYGHDDPEFRTLLGRVDKFGETVGAGSLVDVMPWLQSFPNPVRSVYQNFKIINEEFFAYVKDKVVQHRDTYNPGVTRDMSDAIIGVIEHGKDSSLTKDFVEGTVTDIIGAGQDTMSTVMQWILLLLVKHPSIQIKLQEQIDKVVGRDRLPSIDDKSNLAYLDAFIYETMRYTSFVPVTIPHSTTSDVTIEGLHIPKDTVVFINQWSVNHDPQKWQDPHLFNPSRFLDANGALDKDLTNSVMIFSSGKRRCIGDQIAKVEVFLFSAILLHQCSFESNPSERLSMDCTYGLTLKPLRYIISAKLRGKLFGLVSPA; encoded by the coding sequence ATGGCGCTGACCGATGCCGAGTTTGGACTGAAGGGCAGCAGTGTCATCAGGGAATGGAGCGGAGAGGTCCAGCCAGCTCTGATAGCATCCTTCATCATCCTCTTCTTCCTCGAGGCCTGTTTGTGGGTCAGGAACCTCACGTTCAAGAGGCGGCTGCCCGGACCGTTCGCCTGGCCTTTGGTGGGGAATGCCATGCAGCTGGGGCAAATGCCACACATGACCTTTTCCAAGTTGGCCAAGAAGTACGGCAACGTCTACCAAATCAGACTGGGCAGCAGCGATATCGTGGTGCTGAACGGAGACTCGGCCATCCGGCAGGCACTCATTCAACACGCCAGGGAATTTGCCGGGCGACCGAATTTCGCGTCCTTCCAGATGATTTCCGGGGGTCGCAGCATGACGTTCAGCAACTACAGCAAACAGTGGAAAGTTCACCGGAAAGTTGCCCAATCGACTCTGAGGGCGTTCTCGTCCGCAAACAGCCAAACCAAAAAAGCATTTGAGCAGCACGTTGTCGGAGAAGCCATGGACCTGGTGCAGATGTTCCTCCGGCTCAGCGCAGATGGACGATACTTCAATCCGTCCCATGAATTCACAGTCGCCGCTGCTAATGTCATTTGCGCGCTGTGCTTTGGGAAACGCTACGGCCACGATGATCCGGAATTCAGGACACTCTTGGGACGAGTGGACAAGTTTGGAGAAACCGTCGGAGCCGGTAGCTTGGTGGACGTCATGCCGTGGCTGCAGTCTTTCCCCAATCCTGTAAGGAGCGTCTATCAGAACTTTAAGATCATCAATGAGGAGTTTTTCGCTTACGTGAAAGACAAAGTCGTGCAGCACCGCGACACATACAACCCCGGCGTCACCCGTGACATGAGCGACGCCATCATTGGTGTGATCGAGCATGGCAAGGACAGCTCGCTGACGAAAGACTTTGTAGAAGGCACGGTCACCGATATCATCGGCGCAGGACAAGATACTATGTCCACGGTCATGCAATGGATACTTCTACTTTTAGTGAAACATCCGTCAATCCAGATCAAACTTCAAGAGCAGATTGATAAAGTCGTCGGGCGCGACCGTCTCCCTTCAATAGACGACAAAAGCAACCTTGCATACCTGGACGCGTTCATCTACGAAACCATGCGCTACACCAGCTTCGTCCCGGTCACCATTCCTCACTCCACCACTTCAGACGTGACCATCGAAGGTCTCCACATCCCCAAAGACACCGTGGTCTTCATCAACCAGTGGTCCGTCAACCATGACCCTCAAAAGTGGCAAGACCCTCATCTCTTCAACCCGTCAAGGTTCTTGGACGCAAACGGAGCCCTGGATAAAGACCTCACCAACAGTGTCATGATCTTCTCATCGGGTAAGCGAAGGTGCATTGGTGACCAGATTGCCAAAGTGGAGGTTTTTCTGTTCTCCGCAATCCTGTTGCATCAATGCTCGTTTGAGAGCAACCCGTCCGAACGTCTCTCCATGGACTGCACGTATGGTTTAACACTGAAGCCTCTGCGTTACATAATCTCCGCTAAACTCAGAGGGAAACTCTTTGGCTTGGTTTCACCAGCATGA